The following are from one region of the Heterodontus francisci isolate sHetFra1 chromosome 34, sHetFra1.hap1, whole genome shotgun sequence genome:
- the LOC137348682 gene encoding zinc finger protein 239-like: HWILNVLGKSTDHSGEKLYTCSVCGQGFSRSSGLSKHKCSHTGKKPCKYGDCGKGLKYPVELETHSRSRTLESPFTYSECGKGFTQSSNLLAHQRVHADRDILNV; this comes from the coding sequence CACTGGATTTTGAACGTGTTaggaaaaagcactgatcacagtggggagaaactgtacacgtgttctgtgtgtggccaAGGTTttagccgatcatctggcctgtcgaaacacaagtgtagtcacactgggaagaaaccatgtaaatatggggactgtgggaagggattgaagtatccagttgagctggaaactcattcACGTAGTCGCACCCTGGAGAGTCCGTTCACctactccgagtgtgggaagggattcactcaatcatccaACCTGCTGGCACATCAACGGGTTCACGCTGACAGAGACATTTTAAATGTCtag
- the LOC137349131 gene encoding zinc finger protein 420-like, with translation MLTHQRVHTGERPFTCFECGKGFTQSSNLLIHQRVHTGERPFTCSECGKGFTRSFDLLTHQRVHTGERPFTCSECGKGFKTSSNLLAHQRVHIGEKPFPCSECGKEFKTSSNRLRHQRIHVGERPFTCSECGKGFKTSSNLLSHQRVHIGERPFTCSECGKGFKTSSNLLSHQRVHTGERPFTCSECGKGFKASSQLQRHQRVHTEERPFTCSECGKGFKTSSELQRHQRVHTGERPCTCSECGKGFKASSILLAHQRVHTGERPFSCSKCGKGFTRSSHLLKHQRAHTGERPFTCLVCGKEFETSSDLLRHQRVHTGERPFTCSACGEGFKTSSHLLIHQQVHTGERPFTCSECGKGFKSSSNLLRHQRVHIGERLFTCSECGKGFKTSSSLLSHQRVHTGERPFTCSECGKGFTRSSHLLRHQRVHTGERPFTCSECGKGFTRSSHLLTHQQVHTGEKPFTCSVCGKEFKTSSEQLTHQRVHTGERPFTCSECGKGFTKSSNLLIHQRVHTGERPFTCSECGKGFPQSSSLLTH, from the coding sequence atgctgacacaccagcgagttcacactggggagaggccattcacctgctttgagtgtgggaaaggattcactcagtcatcaaacctgctgatacaccagcgagtgcacactggggagaggccgttcacctgctctgaatgcgggaagggattcactcggtccttcgaccttctgacacaccagcgagttcacactggggagaggccgttcacctgctcagagtgtggaaagggattcaaaacttcatctaacctgctggcacaccagcgagttcacattggGGAGAAGCCGTttccctgctcagagtgtgggaaggaattcaaaacttcatccaaccggctgagacaccagcgaattcacgttggggagaggccgttcacctgctcagagtgtgggaagggattcaaaacttcatcgaacctgctgtcacaccagcgagttcacattggggagaggccgttcacctgctcagagtgtgggaagggattcaaaacttcatcgaacctgctgtcacaccagcgagttcacactggggagaggccgttcacctgctcagagtgtgggaagggattcaaagcTTCATCCCAGCTGcaaagacaccagcgagttcacactgaggagaggccattcacctgctctgagtgtgggaagggattcaaaacTTCATCCGAGCTGcaaagacaccagcgagttcacactggggagaggccatgcacctgctcagagtgtgggaagggtttcaaagCTTCATCCATCCTtctggcacaccagcgagttcacactggggagaggccattctcctgctctaagtgtgggaaaggattcactcggtcatcccacctgctgaaacaccagcgagcacacactggggagaggccattcacctgtttgGTGTGTGGCAAGGAATTCGAAACTTCATCcgatctgctgagacaccagcgagtgcacactggggagaggccgttcacctgctctgcatGTGGGGAGGGATTCAAaacttcatcccacctgctgatacaccagcaagttcacactggggagaggccgttcacctgctcagagtgtggaaagggattcaaaaGTTCAtctaacctgctgagacaccagcgagttcacattggggagaggctgttcacctgctcagagtgtggaaagggattcaaaaCTTCATCTAGCCTGttgtcacaccagcgagttcacactggggagaggccattcacctgctctgagtgtgggaagggattcactcggtcatcccacctgctgagacatcagcgagttcacactggggagaggccattcacctgctctgagtgtgggaagggattcactcggtcatcccacctgctgacacaccagcaagtacacactggggagaagccattcacctgTTCGGTGTGTGGCAAGGAATTCAAAACTTCATCCGAacagctgacacaccagcgagttcacactggggagaggccgttcacctgctcagagtgtgggaaaggattcactaagtcatcaaacctgctgatacaccaacgagtacacactggggagaggccgttcacctgctcagagtgtgggaagggattccctCAGTCCTCCAGTCTTCTGACACACTAG